The following coding sequences lie in one Paramisgurnus dabryanus chromosome 16, PD_genome_1.1, whole genome shotgun sequence genomic window:
- the LOC135752604 gene encoding uncharacterized protein — protein sequence MHIYLRQAEKMERGASGDIMSESHSFHDESIAVDSDEDYTPGTSTVSSARGQVRGRGRSRGSRARGRATRVRGSRGRGRGGRSAGQGALSLGQEDLSRVLNLQAQTRACEQARIRGLSLEQSHQVLELCLTRDPSLMFDVLDRISENAPPPGPLVSGQPAWCVCQRCREMPTFVEQKCCGQHPDYCISILPHMEAYILEEGVLRLARRIWNDIRALTDNPEPGQSNRQFRHAAYRQFVVWQYGALGQGHRVVIPSCCVWKIRDRYPDPLQQYRGFIPSRV from the exons ATGCATATTTACCTGAGACAAGCGGAGAAGATGGAGCGCGGTGCATCTGGTGACATCATGTCAGAATCACAT AGTTTCCACGATGAAAGCATTGCTGTTGACTCTGATGAGGACTACACTCCGGGCACAAGTACCGTATCGTCGGCTCGAGGACAGGTCCGTGGTCGAGGGCGAAGTAGAGGAAGTCGTGCAAGAGGGCGAGCAACCAGGGTCCGAGGAAGTAGAGGGCGAGGACGGGGTGGTCGAAGTGCAGGGCAAGGAGCACTTAGTCTTGGACAAGAGGACCTGAGTCGAGTTTTAAATCTTCAAGCTCAAACAAGGGCATGTGAACAG GCCAGAATTCGAGGACTGAGCCTGGAACAATCTCATCAAGTCCTGGAGCTCTGCCTGACACGTGACCCAAGTCTTATGTTTGATGTTCTGGATAGGATTTCAGAAAATGCTCCTCCACCAGGTCCTCTTGTCTCAGGGCAACCCGCTTGGTGTGTCTGCCAGCGGTGCAGAGAAATGCCTACATTCGTGGAACAAAAGTGCTGTGGACAACATCCTGATTATTGCATTTCCATACTACCACACATGGAAGCCTACATTTTGGAGGAGGGTGTTCTGCGCTTAGCTAGACGCATCTGGAATGACATTCGTGCATTGACTGATAATCCTGAACCAGGACAGAGTAATAGACAGTTCCGTCATGCAGCATACAGGCAATTTGTAGTGTGGCAGTATGGAGCACTAGGACAGGGTCACAGAGTCGTGATTCCAAGTTGCTGTGTCTGGAAGATACGCGACCGTTATCCTGATCCACTGCAACAGTACAGAGGTTTTATCCCTAGTAGAGTGTAA
- the LOC135762461 gene encoding uncharacterized protein has translation MAEKLTAPAFAVNESKHGKKRKTVQEKAINKKYLDKQRNQTRVNIGVAFQRWRELRDLKGLKSDAMMALFLLDSYEKEISTSTPSKSGFKRPPPPVSSIVAESLSDRDDDFSVAGVEELDSSSVQDKNIQQLDASMSSLDLDVISEDEFNNIENSTIDWEDNTWCPDMETESVSSLEEEETKEIDTDYDDSDDEDYMPRICVRTGGALKSHICLDALPTISMEDTVHDTEDNSQDPTIADMHPIPETAKVLVEDDIIGQPASITYHSCLKLLAEYLVLPVNICTAKDTNTNVECGAHKPFEVNIHSRGTAAIVEWICCNGHTVWKWSSQPFFKYAMLAGDFMLACNILLSGNNYAKISLLFKFMNMGMVERSSFFRVQDSYCVDTIKEFWNEKRAEIIAQLQSKGPIVALGDARMDSPGFCAQYCTYTTMENDSKHIIYMVNIDKRETQRNSVIMEKEGFQRTFETLRQEINLTEICTDAHSQISALFNKGKYKDSGVHHTLDVWHGSKNLCKKIHAAGQQKGCAILQIWNKDICNHFWYCCKTADTYEEFIDMWVGLLHHVTGEHTWALGECQHGPLLDSREKDWIESGSVAHERLAEIILDERWLKIVPKYLRFRSTADLESFHNHVLMYASKRFSFSPPVYAARTMLAGLDYNHHVHRPAMRKADGTILYSKLYNKKSRKWRLYSVKVKKDYSYVADLQRAILLRRLSANKGMARSRTRRPDDPRQHGVLSGAPAPSTQELLQIQVSRGSGQLLPKQ, from the exons ATGGCAGAGAAACTCACAGCACCTGCATTTGCAGTGAACGAAagcaaacatggcaaaaaaaggAAGACCGTACAAGAAAAGGCAATAAACAAAAAGTATTTGGATAAACAAAGAAACCAAACAAGAGTCAACATCGGCGTGGCTTTCCAGCGATGGCGAGAACTGCGTGATCTCAAGGGGCTGAAAAGTGACGCAATGATGGCTTTATTTCTGCTGGACAG ttatgagaAAGAGATATCAACGTCCACACCATCAAAAAGTGGATTTAAAAGGCCACCACCCCCTGTTTCCTCTATTGTTGCGGAGTCTCTTTCTGACAG AGATGATGACTTCTCAGTAGCTGGAGTTGAAGAGTTGGATAGTAGCAGCGTACAGGATAAAAATATTCAGCAGTTGGATGCAAG tATGTCATCACTGGATTTGGATGTCATCAGTGAAGATGAATTTAACAACATTGAAAACTCGAC TATCGACTGGGAAGATAACACCTGGTGTCCTGATATGGAGACAGAGTCTGTGTCATCACTTGAAGAAGAAGAAACAAAGGAAATAGATACAGACTATGATGACAGTGATGATGAAGACTATATGCCACGTATTTGTGTGCG GACTGGCGGTGCTCTGAAGAGTCATATTTGTCTGGATGCACTTCCAACAATTAGTATGGAGGACACTGTGCATGATACTGAAGACAACTCCCAAGACCCTACTATTGCAGACATGCATCCAATCCCAGAGACTGCTAAAGTCCTGGTTGAGGATGATATCATTGGCCAGCCAGCATCTATAACATACCACAGTTGTCTGAAGCTGCTTGCAGAATATCTTGTTCTACCTGTGAACATATGTACTGCTAAGGACACAAACACAAATGTAGAGTGTGGGGCACATAAACCATTTGAGGTCAACATCCATTCCAGGGGTACAGCTGCAATTGTGGAATGG ATATGTTGTAACGGTCACACTGTTTGGAAATGGTCTTCACAGcccttttttaaatatgcaatgcTTGCTGGGGACTTTATGTTGGCCTGTAACATACTGCTGTCTGGCAACAACTATGCCAAGATTTCCCTTCTCTTTAAATTCATGAATATGGGGATGGTGGAGAGGTCGTCTTTTTTTCGAGTACAAGACTCCTACTGTGTGGACACCATAAAGGAGTTCTGGAATGAGAAGAGAGCTGAAATCATTGCCCAGCTACAGTCTAAAGGGCCTATTGTCGCCCTAG GTGATGCTCGGATGGACAGTCCTGGATTCTGTGCACAGTATTGCACATACACAACCATGGAAAATGATTCCAAGCACATAATCTACATGGTCAATATCGACAAGAGGGAGACACAGAGGAACTCCGTTATCATGGAGAAGGAGGGCTTTCAGCGGACCTTTGAGACACTCCGTCAAGAAATAAACTTGACAGAAATTTGTACTGATGCTCATTCCCAAATATCAGCCCTCTTCA ACAAAGGAAAATACAAAGACAGCGGAGTCCACCACACACTGGACGTCTGGCATGGGTCCAAAAACTTGTGCAAAAAAATTCATGCC GCAGGGCAGCAAAAGGGGTGTGCCATTCTCCAGATTTGGAATAAAGACATTTGCAACCACTTTTGGTACTGCTGTAAGACTGCAGATACCTATGAAGAGTTCATT GACATGTGGGTGGGACTCCTTCACCATGTCACAGGAGAACACACATGGGCCCTTGGTGAGTGTCAACATGGCCCCTTGCTTGACAGCAGGGAGAAGGATTGGATTGAGAGTGGTTCAGTGGCACATGAGAGGCTGGCCGAAATTATTCTGGATGAACGCTGGCTGAAGATTGTCCCCAAGTATCTGCGTTTCAG GTCGACTGCAGATTTGGAGTCATTTCACAACCATGTTCTCATGTATGCCAGCAAGCGCTTCAGCTTTTCCCCGCCAGTGTACGCTGCTCGGACCATGCTGGCTGGCCTAGATTACAACCACCATGTCCATAGACCAGCCATGAGAAAAGCTGATGGCACAATTCT GTACAGCAAGCTGTACAACAAGAAGTCCAGGAAGTGGAGATTGTATTCAGTAAAGGTGAAGAAGGACTACAGCTACGTTGCAGACCTACAGCGTGCCATCCTCCTTCGACGGCTATCAGCTAATAAGGGGATGGCTAGAAGCAGAACCAGGAGACCTGATGATCCCCGTCAACATGGCGTTCTGTCTGGTGCACCTGCCCCATCAACACAGGAGCTGTTGCAAATTCAAGTCAGCAGAGGGTCAG GTCAATTGTTGCCAAAACAATAA